One genomic region from Bacillus sp. SLBN-46 encodes:
- a CDS encoding YheC/YheD family protein has product MRKHYLIEVVENDQMVVFCPSALLRNKQITSIAFGSKSVEVDFLPHPDNEETIVMSRRIQKAIKLPSFKISLHAFIDNQILSIGPLVGIFTSGFTTDPLLPMGDRTTFFAKLLSVNKTVGALPFVFGEQHINWEHGTIEGYFYHQHSWETVDVPFPNVIYDRLPNRRSEGNPKLILVRDRLQKEYLIPWYNPGFFNKLDIYERLQQDTSVTSYLPETFPFISFSIIETMLSKYGHIFIKPKNGSLGLGVHQIIYDKLTDDYYCRYQDREGTNRLRKFSTIEKLFNSVFANQSLENMIVQQGIPLLRNEQRSMDFRVHTNKDEFGKWHLTAIAAKIAGPGSVTTHARSGGEIKTLEEIFSKEECHLYTEKLTTAALILSSALDQVIEGIIGEIGFDLGIDRNGEVWLFEANSKPGRSIFSHPELEEFDLLTRKLSIAFAVFLTEQSLLHPEELFK; this is encoded by the coding sequence ATGAGAAAACATTATCTCATTGAGGTAGTTGAAAATGACCAAATGGTTGTTTTTTGTCCATCAGCTTTACTTCGAAACAAACAAATAACAAGTATTGCTTTTGGTTCAAAATCTGTAGAGGTGGATTTCCTTCCTCATCCAGACAATGAAGAGACAATCGTAATGAGTAGGAGAATTCAAAAAGCCATTAAGCTCCCCTCCTTTAAGATTTCCCTTCATGCGTTCATAGACAATCAAATCCTCTCCATCGGTCCACTTGTGGGCATATTTACGTCAGGTTTTACAACCGATCCATTACTTCCAATGGGTGACAGGACGACTTTTTTTGCAAAACTGCTCTCTGTTAATAAAACCGTAGGTGCCTTACCTTTTGTCTTTGGAGAACAGCATATTAATTGGGAACATGGAACCATTGAGGGATATTTTTATCATCAACATTCTTGGGAAACAGTGGATGTGCCATTTCCAAATGTAATTTACGACCGCCTTCCCAATAGGAGAAGTGAAGGAAATCCTAAATTAATTTTGGTTAGGGACAGATTGCAAAAGGAATATCTTATTCCGTGGTATAATCCAGGATTCTTTAATAAGCTTGATATTTACGAGCGACTTCAACAGGACACATCTGTGACAAGCTATCTTCCTGAAACCTTTCCTTTTATCTCTTTTTCTATTATTGAAACCATGTTATCCAAATATGGTCATATTTTTATAAAGCCCAAAAATGGCAGCCTAGGATTAGGTGTTCATCAAATTATCTATGACAAATTAACGGATGATTATTATTGTCGATACCAGGACAGAGAAGGAACAAACCGCTTGCGCAAATTCTCTACTATTGAAAAACTGTTCAACTCTGTCTTTGCGAATCAATCGCTTGAAAACATGATAGTTCAACAAGGCATTCCCTTGCTCAGAAACGAACAGCGTTCTATGGACTTTCGTGTTCATACGAATAAAGACGAATTTGGGAAATGGCATTTGACCGCGATTGCTGCAAAAATTGCAGGTCCGGGCAGCGTGACAACACATGCCAGGAGTGGTGGAGAAATTAAAACACTGGAAGAGATTTTTTCGAAAGAAGAATGCCATTTATACACAGAAAAGTTGACTACCGCAGCTCTGATACTGAGTTCGGCTCTTGATCAAGTAATTGAAGGAATTATTGGTGAGATTGGATTTGATTTAGGGATTGATCGTAATGGAGAAGTTTGGCTTTTTGAGGCCAATTCAAAACCAGGCCGATCCATTTTTAGTCATCCTGAATTAGAGGAGTTTGATTTGCTAACCCGAAAGCTTTCGATTGCATTTGCCGTTTTTCTTACCGAGCAATCCTTGTTACACCCTGAGGAACTGTTCAAATGA
- a CDS encoding helix-turn-helix domain-containing protein, whose translation MLKKLLLLYENSILFTEKPKNPSDQLHVFFNDIGDEWIGIPKNEISDKELTLLKTIYTLVDYQTTFVPSPAKGWYDFLLLDGPPPIFPSDSYVRLIQFHINNSDASQIEMESALKGFFTEEVNIIWESSRRGIVIEEKKQVSLSEEELISMSETLESDFYVKISFFIGKFHPISEQLRLRFLQEKEYFSFGMSYLGTQDIFTFEHIFPAYLAAHLPMDLKNRGIQGITEVFTEDQDLFSTIKVFLESNLNASLTAKKLYIHRNTLQYRIDKFHEKTGIGLKDFYGAFTVFLACLLFEQNHK comes from the coding sequence ATGCTAAAAAAATTATTGTTACTATACGAGAATTCCATTTTGTTCACTGAAAAACCAAAGAATCCATCTGACCAATTACATGTTTTTTTTAATGACATTGGAGATGAATGGATTGGAATCCCCAAGAATGAGATCAGCGATAAGGAATTAACCCTATTAAAAACCATTTATACATTAGTTGATTATCAAACAACCTTTGTCCCATCGCCTGCTAAGGGCTGGTATGATTTTTTATTGTTAGACGGGCCTCCCCCCATATTTCCATCTGATAGCTATGTTCGATTAATTCAGTTTCATATTAACAATAGCGATGCCAGTCAGATAGAAATGGAATCGGCTTTAAAAGGGTTTTTCACGGAAGAGGTCAACATCATTTGGGAAAGCAGCCGGCGAGGAATTGTCATTGAAGAAAAGAAACAGGTTTCTTTATCAGAAGAAGAATTAATATCCATGTCTGAAACATTGGAAAGTGATTTTTATGTAAAAATTTCTTTCTTTATTGGGAAATTCCATCCCATTTCAGAACAGCTCCGGTTAAGATTTCTTCAGGAGAAGGAGTATTTTTCTTTTGGAATGTCTTATCTAGGAACACAAGATATCTTTACCTTTGAGCATATTTTCCCAGCGTATTTAGCTGCCCACTTGCCAATGGATTTAAAGAATAGAGGCATTCAAGGAATCACAGAAGTATTTACTGAAGACCAAGACTTATTCTCGACAATAAAGGTTTTTTTAGAAAGCAATTTAAATGCGAGTTTGACGGCTAAAAAATTGTATATTCACAGGAATACGCTCCAATATCGTATTGATAAATTTCACGAGAAAACAGGAATAGGTTTAAAGGATTTTTATGGAGCCTTTACTGTTTTCTTAGCCTGTCTACTTTTTGAACAAAACCATAAATAA
- a CDS encoding sn-glycerol-3-phosphate ABC transporter ATP-binding protein UgpC yields the protein MAELKLDHIYKIYDNKVTAVQDFNLHIEDKEFIVFVGPSGCGKSTTLRMIAGLEDISKGDFFIDGKRVNDVAPKDRDIAMVFQNYALYPHMTVYDNMAFGLKLRKFPKDEIDRRVKEAAKILGLEAYLTRKPKALSGGQRQRVALGRAIVRDAKVFLMDEPLSNLDAKLRVQMRAEIAKLHRRLDTTTIYVTHDQTEAMTMATRLVVMKDGIIQQVGSPKEVYEKPENVFVGGFIGSPAMNFFNGKLEDGKFVIGKNSIAVPEGKMKFLREQGYIGKSIILGVRPEDIHDEPVFIDASVGTKISATIDVAELTGAELMVYSSLSDQDFVARLDSRADVHPGDTVDLAFDLNKAHFFDADSEFRIRP from the coding sequence GTGGCAGAACTTAAATTAGACCATATTTATAAAATTTATGATAACAAGGTAACAGCGGTACAAGATTTCAATTTACACATTGAAGACAAGGAATTTATCGTATTCGTTGGACCATCTGGTTGTGGTAAGTCAACTACACTTCGAATGATTGCAGGACTTGAAGATATTTCAAAAGGTGATTTTTTCATTGATGGAAAAAGAGTAAACGACGTAGCTCCAAAGGATCGTGACATCGCGATGGTTTTCCAAAACTACGCTCTTTATCCACACATGACTGTATATGATAATATGGCTTTCGGTTTAAAGCTTCGTAAATTCCCTAAGGATGAAATTGACCGTCGTGTCAAAGAAGCGGCAAAAATTCTAGGATTAGAAGCTTACTTAACACGTAAACCAAAAGCTCTTTCAGGTGGTCAGCGTCAGCGTGTTGCTTTAGGACGTGCGATCGTGCGTGATGCAAAAGTATTCTTAATGGACGAACCTTTATCAAATCTTGATGCAAAGCTTCGTGTACAAATGCGTGCCGAAATTGCAAAGTTACACCGCCGTTTAGATACAACAACTATTTATGTTACTCACGACCAAACAGAAGCCATGACAATGGCGACAAGATTAGTTGTTATGAAAGACGGAATCATTCAGCAAGTAGGTTCACCAAAAGAAGTGTATGAAAAACCTGAAAATGTGTTCGTAGGTGGTTTCATTGGTTCTCCTGCTATGAACTTCTTTAATGGTAAGTTAGAAGACGGTAAGTTTGTCATTGGAAAAAATTCAATCGCTGTTCCAGAAGGAAAAATGAAATTCCTTCGTGAGCAAGGCTATATTGGAAAATCAATTATCCTTGGGGTTCGCCCAGAAGATATTCATGATGAGCCAGTGTTCATTGATGCATCTGTAGGTACAAAAATCTCAGCAACAATTGACGTAGCTGAATTAACAGGCGCAGAATTAATGGTTTATTCATCTCTTAGTGACCAAGATTTTGTCGCACGCCTTGATTCTCGTGCAGATGTTCATCCTGGCGATACAGTAGACCTTGCATTTGATTTAAACAAAGCTCATTTCTTTGATGCTGATTCAGAATTTAGAATCCGCCCATAA
- a CDS encoding YheC/YheD family protein yields the protein MISKNERPLIGIMTVKKANGTLAGNGVFFIELHKKLISLNGMSFVFTPEDADEERIIGYSYSLDKKCWRRETFPYPDLVYNRIPFRKSEQDLSTQRFFFRLKEKKIPYFNPGFIDKYELYELLKNHDVLHRFLPQTIQVNHWKELAFFLNKHTSIYLKPAQSAKGKGIFRLKRIGPEQLQFDSIQMTENFRSLDDFWEKWSKELLDKNYLAQEEIKSAKYEGARFDFRILAHAEYDTYILTGVGIRQSHKQVITTHIPSGGKLIPYKLLQSEEHDQFFQLIVPYIGNELSTKFGYFGEFSIDACISEDGEYYIYEVNSKPMSFDERHIEDRKIEQLCRLFLQLIKN from the coding sequence ATGATTTCTAAAAATGAACGTCCATTGATTGGAATTATGACTGTTAAAAAAGCAAATGGAACGCTAGCGGGTAATGGAGTCTTCTTTATAGAATTACACAAAAAGCTTATTTCATTAAACGGAATGAGCTTTGTTTTTACTCCAGAGGATGCAGACGAAGAACGAATCATAGGCTACTCCTATTCCCTTGATAAAAAATGCTGGCGAAGAGAAACATTCCCCTATCCCGATCTAGTTTATAATCGCATTCCCTTTCGAAAATCAGAACAAGACTTATCAACACAAAGATTTTTTTTTAGGTTAAAAGAAAAAAAGATTCCATATTTTAATCCTGGTTTTATCGATAAGTATGAGCTCTATGAACTGTTAAAAAATCATGATGTCCTTCACCGCTTCCTTCCACAAACAATACAGGTCAATCACTGGAAAGAATTGGCTTTCTTTCTAAACAAACATACAAGCATTTATTTAAAACCAGCACAATCAGCTAAAGGTAAAGGCATATTTCGCTTAAAACGGATTGGCCCGGAACAACTCCAGTTTGATTCCATTCAAATGACTGAAAACTTTCGTTCCTTAGATGACTTTTGGGAGAAATGGAGTAAGGAACTGCTCGACAAAAACTATTTGGCACAGGAAGAAATAAAATCTGCAAAATATGAAGGGGCCCGATTTGATTTTCGTATTCTAGCCCATGCAGAATATGATACCTATATTCTTACTGGAGTTGGCATTAGGCAATCCCACAAACAAGTCATTACCACGCATATACCATCTGGAGGAAAACTCATTCCATATAAGCTACTGCAATCAGAGGAACATGATCAATTCTTTCAACTGATTGTCCCTTATATCGGCAACGAATTATCAACCAAGTTTGGCTATTTCGGTGAATTTTCTATTGATGCCTGCATTAGTGAAGATGGTGAGTATTATATCTATGAGGTAAACTCGAAACCGATGAGTTTCGATGAACGGCATATTGAAGATAGAAAAATAGAACAGCTTTGCCGCCTATTTCTTCAGTTGATAAAAAATTAA
- a CDS encoding NAD(P)H-binding protein — protein MNICLLGATGRVGSVILENALANQLSVQVLVRDQGKLNIKSENLFVREGNVLNEEDLALSIEGSNVIISALNTEKSTTLSESMPLIIKHMKKYGIKRIITVGTAGILQARSTPSLYRFQSSESKRKSTRDAEEHLKAYLLLKNSGLDWTIVCPTYLPIGERVGHYRYEKDCLPEDPSSISIYDTGDFTFQQLFSREFIGARVGLTY, from the coding sequence GTGAACATTTGCCTTTTAGGTGCAACAGGCAGAGTTGGTTCAGTGATTCTTGAGAATGCACTGGCCAACCAGTTGTCTGTTCAAGTGCTTGTTAGAGACCAAGGAAAACTCAATATTAAGTCTGAAAACCTTTTTGTTAGGGAAGGAAATGTCTTAAATGAGGAGGATCTTGCACTTTCGATTGAGGGAAGTAATGTGATTATAAGTGCTTTGAATACAGAGAAAAGTACCACCCTCTCTGAATCAATGCCACTGATCATTAAACATATGAAAAAGTATGGAATCAAACGAATAATAACCGTGGGGACGGCAGGTATTCTCCAAGCTCGCTCGACACCAAGTCTCTATCGTTTTCAATCTTCCGAGTCCAAACGAAAGAGCACGCGTGATGCAGAAGAACATCTAAAAGCCTACTTATTATTAAAGAATTCAGGGCTTGATTGGACCATTGTCTGTCCAACCTACTTACCTATTGGGGAAAGAGTGGGTCATTACAGATACGAAAAGGACTGTCTCCCAGAAGATCCGTCTTCTATTTCTATTTATGATACCGGGGATTTCACCTTTCAACAGCTGTTTTCCAGAGAATTTATAGGAGCTAGAGTGGGATTAACTTATTAA
- a CDS encoding YheC/YheD family protein: MITLGIMTLTMDSEQSYINDIARHAKECQMEVFRFSPFLIDPHTLMVSGRKYHPMDQSWVECECPVPPIIYDRCFYGDDDHSKQCMPIVSWLKSRQEFIFLGYGLPNKLELYHSLKETLLSSYLPESQAVSDPSIIIKKLSSIQRIILKPVNGSQGYGIYYLKRNEKSYQVKTEKNKKIITRIFPNETKLLLWLNTLLKKHKYLLQPYLELSNNELQPFDIRVLLQKNEKGGWVERGRGVRVGSTGGILSNLSAGGSVFPFNTWLKTIPTITAGYIRQELNYILTNLPSILEQEFMPLFEIGVDIGMAKNGGLWILDMNSKPGRKVLLQTQPDVQEVLSRAPLLYGKYLSQSEETERKIYYEKTLSH; this comes from the coding sequence TTGATTACGCTTGGGATAATGACTTTAACTATGGATAGTGAACAGTCTTATATTAACGATATAGCTCGTCATGCTAAAGAATGCCAAATGGAGGTTTTCCGTTTCTCTCCATTCCTGATTGATCCACACACGTTAATGGTTAGCGGGAGAAAATATCACCCCATGGACCAATCATGGGTAGAATGTGAATGTCCGGTTCCTCCCATTATTTATGATCGATGCTTTTACGGAGATGATGACCATTCCAAACAATGCATGCCAATTGTCTCCTGGCTAAAAAGCAGACAGGAGTTTATTTTTTTAGGATATGGATTACCAAATAAACTTGAATTGTATCATTCATTGAAAGAAACACTTCTATCTTCCTATCTTCCTGAAAGTCAAGCCGTATCAGACCCATCCATAATCATAAAAAAATTATCTTCCATTCAAAGAATTATTTTAAAGCCAGTTAACGGGTCACAAGGGTACGGTATTTACTACTTAAAGAGGAATGAAAAAAGCTATCAAGTAAAAACAGAAAAAAACAAAAAAATTATTACGCGAATTTTTCCAAATGAAACGAAACTTCTCCTATGGCTAAACACATTGCTAAAAAAGCATAAGTATCTACTACAACCCTATCTAGAGTTATCCAATAATGAATTACAGCCATTCGATATACGCGTTCTTCTTCAAAAAAATGAAAAAGGCGGTTGGGTTGAACGTGGCAGAGGGGTTCGTGTAGGCAGTACTGGGGGAATCTTATCAAACTTAAGTGCTGGTGGGTCTGTGTTCCCTTTTAATACTTGGCTAAAAACGATACCAACTATAACTGCTGGGTATATCCGACAAGAATTAAATTATATTCTCACGAACCTCCCATCCATTTTAGAACAAGAATTTATGCCTTTATTTGAAATAGGAGTGGATATAGGCATGGCAAAAAATGGAGGTTTATGGATTCTTGATATGAATTCAAAACCAGGAAGAAAGGTTCTCTTACAAACCCAACCCGATGTTCAGGAGGTACTCTCTCGCGCTCCCCTTCTTTATGGAAAATACCTTTCTCAGTCGGAAGAAACAGAAAGGAAGATCTATTATGAGAAAACATTATCTCATTGA
- a CDS encoding YheE family protein: MIMHFQFKPLFDNKNIPGWNFSFYYKKQRYTGIYHQTGKVEWTTNTPEQEEIESITSQIHELMLYHVYE; encoded by the coding sequence ATGATTATGCACTTTCAGTTCAAACCGTTATTTGATAATAAGAATATTCCTGGTTGGAATTTTTCCTTTTACTATAAAAAACAAAGATATACAGGCATATATCATCAGACAGGAAAGGTAGAATGGACAACAAACACTCCTGAACAAGAAGAGATTGAGTCCATAACGAGCCAAATTCATGAGTTAATGCTTTATCATGTGTACGAATAA
- the fumC gene encoding class II fumarate hydratase: MDEFRLERDTLGVVRVPIDKFWGAQTQRSRENFKIGNEKMPLELIYGLTFIKKTAAMVNYRLGKLSEEKQKAINYVCDEILKGTYDEHFPLVVWQTGSGTQSNMNVNEVIAHLGNKWLEEQGILEKIHPNDDVNKSQSSNDTFPAAMHIAAYMMIIEKLLPTIIELKNTLIEKEQAFAKIVKIGRTHLQDATPLTLGQEISGWRFMLEKNEKMVKEANQYLLDLAVGGTAVGTGINADPQFGQMVAEQLKQITGYSFRSSENKFHALTSHDEIVFVHGALKALAADLMKIANDVRWLASGPRSGIGEISIPANEPGSSIMPGKVNPTQSEALTMIACQVFGNDATIGFAASQGNFELNVFKPVIIYNLIQSVRLLTDGLRSFNKNCVVGLEANEAVIKEHVERSLMLVTALNPYIGYEKAAEIAKLAFNENSSLRDAAIKTGYVTSEQFEEWIKPENMV, translated from the coding sequence ATGGATGAATTTCGCTTAGAAAGGGATACGCTTGGTGTGGTTCGAGTCCCTATTGATAAATTTTGGGGGGCACAAACACAAAGGAGCCGAGAGAACTTCAAAATAGGTAACGAGAAAATGCCCCTAGAACTAATCTATGGGCTCACTTTTATAAAAAAGACAGCTGCAATGGTCAATTATAGGCTAGGAAAGCTCAGTGAAGAAAAACAGAAAGCAATTAATTATGTATGTGATGAAATCCTTAAAGGCACATATGATGAACATTTTCCATTGGTTGTCTGGCAAACAGGTAGTGGCACTCAATCCAACATGAACGTTAATGAGGTAATAGCTCATCTTGGAAACAAGTGGTTAGAAGAGCAAGGAATCCTTGAGAAAATACATCCAAATGATGATGTTAATAAGTCACAAAGTTCTAATGACACATTCCCAGCAGCCATGCATATTGCAGCGTATATGATGATTATTGAGAAACTTTTACCGACAATAATAGAACTAAAAAATACGTTAATAGAGAAAGAACAAGCTTTTGCAAAGATCGTTAAGATTGGAAGAACCCATTTACAAGACGCAACCCCATTAACATTAGGGCAAGAGATTAGTGGCTGGAGATTCATGCTCGAAAAAAACGAAAAGATGGTTAAGGAAGCGAATCAATATTTACTTGACTTAGCAGTAGGAGGTACGGCAGTAGGTACAGGAATTAATGCGGACCCTCAATTTGGTCAGATGGTGGCTGAGCAGCTGAAACAAATAACGGGTTACTCATTCCGTTCATCAGAAAATAAATTCCATGCATTAACTAGTCATGATGAAATTGTCTTTGTCCATGGAGCCCTAAAAGCTTTAGCTGCCGATTTAATGAAAATTGCCAATGATGTACGATGGCTGGCAAGTGGGCCGCGAAGTGGTATTGGGGAAATCAGCATTCCAGCCAATGAGCCAGGGAGTTCGATTATGCCGGGAAAAGTAAATCCAACTCAGAGTGAGGCCTTAACGATGATTGCATGCCAAGTGTTTGGAAATGATGCAACAATTGGCTTTGCAGCAAGCCAAGGGAATTTTGAATTAAATGTGTTTAAGCCAGTTATTATCTATAACTTAATTCAATCAGTCAGGCTACTGACTGATGGGCTCCGATCCTTTAACAAAAATTGTGTGGTTGGGCTAGAAGCAAACGAGGCGGTCATCAAGGAACATGTGGAACGATCACTCATGCTAGTTACAGCTTTAAATCCGTATATCGGCTATGAAAAGGCGGCAGAAATTGCCAAGCTTGCCTTTAATGAAAATAGCTCATTAAGAGATGCTGCAATTAAAACGGGGTATGTTACATCAGAACAGTTTGAAGAATGGATTAAGCCTGAAAATATGGTATAA
- a CDS encoding alpha/beta-type small acid-soluble spore protein: MASNNNSNQLLVPGVEQALSQMKYEIASEFGVNLGADTTSRANGSVGGEITKRLVAMAESQLGGGFQR; this comes from the coding sequence ATGGCAAGTAACAACAACTCTAATCAACTTTTAGTACCAGGCGTAGAGCAAGCATTAAGTCAAATGAAGTATGAAATCGCATCTGAATTTGGTGTAAACCTTGGTGCAGATACTACTTCACGTGCTAACGGATCTGTAGGTGGAGAAATCACTAAGCGTCTAGTTGCAATGGCTGAGTCTCAACTTGGCGGCGGGTTCCAACGCTAA
- a CDS encoding ABC transporter ATP-binding protein, whose amino-acid sequence MTTGRRLVNYALGYKKIIVAALFMLTISVVTDLAGPFIAKNIIDQHILGIESTWYETNAGKKAVKFNGKYYIREKYYTSNQEKGKPIRILQVNSTFVFVDQKLEFDGKRSLKGEKLTIQKGKNNAVYQVKILTGSELLAFYQPEIPSIFQLLALYFGLLVLSAIFQYGERFFLKKSANRIIQKMREDVFGQIQRLPIQYFDTLPAGKVVARITNDTEAIRELYVTVLATFFTSAIYITGIYAALFILNAKLAAICLLLLPILYAWTILYRKYASKYNRVIRSRNSDINAMINESIQGMSIIQAFSRERDTKEDFEKLNHEHFHYQNKLLSLNSLTSHNLVGILRNLVFVAFIWYFGAQALLPANVISLGVLYAFVDYINRLFQPVQGIVNQLANLEQALVAGERVFKLMDEPGEDVSKERTDRFKGNVKFDHVSFGYKEGDYVLKNIDFEATQGETIALVGHTGSGKSSIMNLLFRFYDVQKGQITIDGKDIKTIPRQTIRNHMGIVLQDPYLFTGTIASNVSLNDPSISRGTVEKALRDVGADKVFRNLEDGFDEPVIEKGSTLSSGQRQLISFARALAFNPAILILDEATSSIDTETEALIQEAMDVLKKGRTTFIIAHRLSTIRNADQILVLDRGVIVEKGNHKELMESKGKYYQMYQLQQGSSELAG is encoded by the coding sequence ATGACAACAGGACGTCGTTTAGTTAATTATGCTTTGGGTTATAAGAAAATTATTGTTGCTGCATTGTTCATGCTGACCATCTCGGTTGTAACAGATTTGGCTGGACCGTTTATTGCAAAAAATATCATTGATCAGCATATTTTAGGAATTGAGTCCACCTGGTATGAAACAAATGCGGGCAAAAAGGCTGTCAAATTTAATGGGAAATATTATATAAGAGAAAAATATTACACTAGCAATCAAGAAAAAGGGAAACCCATTCGTATTTTGCAGGTAAATTCAACATTTGTCTTCGTAGACCAAAAGCTTGAATTCGATGGAAAAAGAAGCTTAAAGGGAGAAAAGCTTACGATTCAAAAAGGAAAAAATAATGCTGTATATCAGGTGAAAATCCTGACTGGCTCTGAATTATTAGCATTTTATCAGCCGGAAATTCCGAGTATCTTTCAACTATTAGCTCTCTATTTTGGTCTTTTAGTACTGTCAGCTATTTTTCAATATGGGGAACGCTTTTTCTTGAAAAAGTCGGCTAACCGTATTATTCAAAAGATGCGTGAGGATGTTTTTGGACAGATTCAACGATTACCTATTCAATACTTTGATACCCTTCCCGCTGGTAAAGTGGTAGCACGGATCACAAATGATACAGAAGCAATAAGAGAGCTTTACGTCACAGTTTTAGCTACATTTTTTACAAGTGCCATTTATATTACCGGGATTTATGCAGCCTTGTTCATCCTGAATGCTAAGCTTGCTGCGATTTGTTTATTGTTATTACCTATCTTATATGCTTGGACAATTCTTTACAGAAAGTATGCATCGAAATATAACCGTGTTATACGATCACGAAACAGTGATATAAATGCGATGATTAATGAATCTATCCAGGGAATGAGTATTATTCAAGCATTTAGCAGAGAAAGGGATACAAAAGAAGATTTTGAAAAGCTTAACCATGAGCATTTTCACTATCAAAATAAATTATTAAGCTTGAATAGCTTAACCTCACATAATTTAGTCGGGATTTTAAGGAATTTAGTATTTGTTGCCTTCATCTGGTATTTTGGTGCACAAGCATTGCTCCCAGCTAACGTTATTTCCTTAGGGGTGCTATATGCTTTTGTTGATTACATTAATCGTTTGTTTCAGCCGGTTCAAGGGATTGTCAATCAATTAGCTAACTTAGAACAGGCATTAGTTGCAGGGGAACGGGTGTTTAAATTAATGGATGAACCTGGGGAAGATGTTAGCAAGGAGAGAACGGACCGCTTTAAAGGAAATGTAAAGTTCGATCATGTTTCTTTTGGTTATAAAGAAGGGGATTATGTATTAAAGAACATTGACTTTGAGGCGACACAAGGTGAAACGATTGCTTTAGTAGGTCATACTGGTTCCGGAAAAAGCTCCATTATGAACTTACTTTTCCGCTTTTATGATGTCCAGAAAGGGCAGATAACCATTGACGGGAAGGATATTAAAACTATTCCTCGTCAAACGATTAGGAATCATATGGGGATTGTCTTACAGGACCCTTATTTGTTTACCGGAACCATTGCTTCAAACGTAAGCCTAAACGATCCTTCCATCTCAAGGGGAACGGTGGAAAAAGCGCTTAGAGATGTTGGGGCGGATAAAGTGTTTAGAAACTTGGAAGATGGTTTTGATGAACCAGTGATTGAAAAGGGAAGTACTCTCTCAAGTGGACAGCGGCAGTTAATATCCTTTGCCAGAGCTTTAGCATTTAATCCCGCCATCCTTATCCTTGATGAGGCGACTTCAAGTATTGATACTGAAACAGAAGCACTCATTCAAGAAGCAATGGATGTCCTTAAAAAGGGAAGAACCACTTTTATCATTGCTCACCGATTATCAACTATTCGGAATGCAGACCAAATTTTGGTGTTAGACAGAGGGGTTATTGTGGAGAAAGGTAATCATAAAGAGCTTATGGAAAGTAAAGGTAAATATTATCAGATGTATCAACTACAGCAGGGAAGTTCAGAATTAGCTGGATAA